Genomic segment of Sarcophilus harrisii chromosome 4, mSarHar1.11, whole genome shotgun sequence:
GGCAACTTGTCTGCCATTGACCTCTTATGTACATCTACAATTGTGCCCAAGATGTTAGCCAACCTTTTGTCCCAGAAGGCTACCATTTCATTTGTAGGCTGCATGGCTCAGATATATATGTTCACATGGGCCTTAGTCTCAGAGGTTCTCTTCTTGGCCCTCATGGCATTTGACCGCTATGCTGCCATCTGCCATCCCCTCCATTACCCAATGATCATGAGTAGTCGTGTCTGCATTGGGATGGCAGGCAGCATCTGGGCTATTGGGATAAGCAACTCGGCAGTCCATACCAGTTTGGCAATCCACTTGTCCTTCTGTAATTCCCTCATCATTGACCACTTTTTCTGTGAGCTGCCACCCATCCTGAAGCTGTCATGCTCTGACACCCATCTCAATGAAACTCTAGCTCTCTGTGCAGATGTGATATTTGGGGTGGGGAGTTGTTCCCTTATCCTGATTTCTTATGGATGCattattaagacaattttgaggaTTCGCTcctctgagggaaagaagaaagccTTTTCCACTTGCTCTTCTCACCTTACTGTTGTCTCGCTCTACTATTCCACTGCAATTTACACCTATATTCGTCCAACCTCCAATCTCTCTTTGGAAAGGGACAAAATCATCACTGCCCTCTACTCTGTCATAATCCCTATGTTAAACCCAATTATTTATTCCTTCAGGAATAGAGAAGTGAAAGGGGTCCTGAAGAGGCTGTTGGGATGGACTTCATTTTCTCTCCCAGGCAGAACTGTATCAATTCATCTAAAAAACCATCCATCTTAGATCTGATTCAACACTTTATTATTAGAGGTGTTGAAGCAGAGGCTAAATGGCCACTTTTTTTGAATTTGATAGAAGACATTCATGTTTCAGGTAGGATTAGACTAATTATTCTCTAGGACCTTTTTAAATTCAAAGATTCTATAACTTTTAAAGTAGGTGTTGATTAGGTCAAAGGAACACTTGTTTAAGTAGCAGTTAAAATTTAATAGCAATATTTGATGGGAAAGGGCAGGAAACTTTCATAAACTCATTAAATTGTATCACATAGGCAGTCACTTTTCTTTCATACTCTTACACATGAAATGATGATTTAAGTTTATAATTATGTCATGTTGTATGTAACATGCTTATCAATGAGGgacatatatattacacatatatacatattttttgtttatatggggaAACAATATTACtagtcatatatttttatttagggttttttttgctttttaaactttatttttattattattattattttattttcttgtgtaatatggctaatatggaaataaatttggcATGACCTCATATATATGGTCGAAATCAAAGTGCCTATCTTCTTAAtgaaggaggagaagtgggaggaaaagaaaatttggaactcaagattttttaaaatgatagtgaaatttttttacatgtaactgagaaatatttaatgaaacaaataaaaataattttaaaaagaaaaataactgcagacaatataaaatgctTGGGAGTCAACCTggcaagacaaacccagaaattatatgaacacaattaaaaaaacacttttcacaaaaataaagacagatctaaacaattggagaaactaattactcatgggtagactgagccaatataagaaaaatgtcaattttagctaaaataaataaataaatagatatattgatacagaaaattaaatgaaaaattggaTTGAGATGATCACTAAGATCTCTATCAATTCTAAAGTCTAGGATTCTATACTTTTGAGAAGTACAAAAAAGCATATGATACAGCTTAGCAAAGGAGGGAGATGTTGCTGGTACTTTTCCAAATCAGGAAGGGGTGGCAGAGGCTACTTGAAAGTCATCCCTctcttttaaaaaccattttatttaGAATTCAGAGAGTTTCAGGTAAGCTATAACATACTGAGGAcagaaacattcttttttattcccatCCCCTGGCTATAAAGTGGTTATTAAACATATGTTTAGAATAATGGAtgccatatttattttattattttgtattatagtgTTTAGCCCCTGATACTTGCATGTTATCATGTAGCAATTACCTATATCCTATTATATAACTTGTTCTGGGTCCTATTATTTATTAATGTAAACTTATTGGTTTAAATATGTAGCCATTTGGATGACCAGAACATGAGTATAGGATCTGACCTCTTATGTACTTGAGATCATAGTATATGTTAGTTTGGGAACTGACAAATTATCAATGAGATATATGGTTTGGATTAGGTAATACTATTCTTATGGCCAATTTTTCTATTAAGAATATAATTGAGTTGAATAGCAAAGCAAAGTTGGCCACTTAGTTTCATCACAGTAGCAAATGATATGGAGTCTCTGTTAGACAAGCCTGTTGAATATATCAGAGTTAAGAATCTTGGAAGTTGGAGGAAACTGTGTGAAGAGGCTTGAATATCCCTATATCTTTACCCCAATGCTCTAACAAATGATTAAAGCCTTTTTATCATTGTGCTTATTTctccttctgttttctcttctcacaTCCTAAAACTCAACTTTTATACAAATACAGAGCAAATTGAACATCCAAACCTTTATTCTCAGTAATGCTGTCAGTAGAGCCTGACTTAGCCATAGGGGAGCAAAGGGTAAAGAGGCTGGCAATAACTTTTTATATGCATGCTTTTTCTAAATGGTCCAGCCAAGTCTGCCATCAAAGAGATGTCAGGGATAGCAAAGGAATAAGATTAATGCTTTAATCTAGGCATTCTGTGTGGAATATCATGTATAGACCAGGAATAGACAATGATGGTCAGAAGAATGGGGATGTATTAGCTTTTCCAACTGTTATTCTAGCAGTGGTCAGCAACATTTCTGAACTATCAGCTATCAagttttatcttttccaagaaaaccccaaataagatcaggaatctgatatgattgaaatgaataCATAGTCAATTGATTAATGAGGAACTGTCTCTGAATGAAATTAAGTCACTTGaatactaaatatctgaggcaagatttgatttcatgtcttcctgactgtTCCAACACTCTGTCCACTATACCCAGCTGCCTCCTTATTCAGAACCCTAACTCCATTTCTAACAAAAACACATTTTGTGTGCCCTGAAATTACTTGCATTCATCTATTTTAGTGCTAAAATTAAATGTTTAGTTAATCTGTTTACCTGTATTCATCATCTAGCTCTTCATTGTCTTTAGGGTGGGTTCTAAGATAAAGGTTTGATTGGATAAACTCAGTCATATGGCTTCTTTCTTTGTGTAATCTGTACCTACAAGGCAGGAACTTGCCTACAACACAGTTTTAGAGAACTTCCTGGGATAcagagttttaagtgacttgctcagggtcacatagctggtttGTATATGAGATAGGATACAAACTCAGGCCTTGTtgatttaaagataaattttctattattattttagttagtGTATGAGAAATCAGTCAAATGGACAGCTTAATTCAGCTAATAGATTAGGTAGGTAACCAGAGAGTGATCTTTCAAAAAGGCAGTTAAGGGAACGCCTAATTAACTATAGATGATAAGAATTCACAAAAACTTTGGAAGAGTTTTGTGGCAGTAATTTTGTATCATATCTTGTAGTTCCAAAAGATCTTCACATATATTAAGTCATTTGAACCACATAACAACTCAACAGGGTagctagaaaaaaagatattaagccACATTTTATAGGAGTATAGGACTCGGCAAGTTTCAATCACTTAGTAAATGGCAAAGAGAGGAGTaaaatttttcccctctatttcatTTAAAGCTCTACTCATCAGCAACGTGggacagtttttaaaatatatttacaaataatatgagaaaaaaatatgacaaCTCTAAAAGCTGAttaaaattttggaaatgagaggTAGTATGGAATAAGGAAAACCttgattcaaatcctatttcaggtTATTTATTAGTGGTATGatttttggcaaatcacttaaactatttgtgcctcagtttctttatataggGAATCGTTGAG
This window contains:
- the LOC100927274 gene encoding olfactory receptor 13G1-like; protein product: MKNQTMEIEFILVGISSLPELRLFLLVFFLCIYVTALVGNSLIFFTICASQQLHTPMYFLLGNLSAIDLLCTSTIVPKMLANLLSQKATISFVGCMAQIYMFTWALVSEVLFLALMAFDRYAAICHPLHYPMIMSSRVCIGMAGSIWAIGISNSAVHTSLAIHLSFCNSLIIDHFFCELPPILKLSCSDTHLNETLALCADVIFGVGSCSLILISYGCIIKTILRIRSSEGKKKAFSTCSSHLTVVSLYYSTAIYTYIRPTSNLSLERDKIITALYSVIIPMLNPIIYSFRNREVKGVLKRLLGWTSFSLPGRTVSIHLKNHPS